The following proteins are co-located in the Haloarcula rubripromontorii genome:
- the pheT gene encoding phenylalanine--tRNA ligase subunit beta, which yields MPVVDVDPDELRYLTGHDEKDDDELKSDLFNLGLEFEGWTEDDEFQLEFAPDRLDRLSVEGVARSLRYHYGDDRGVEIPNTNSADWTIEVEDQPDERPYVTGAVVRGLDMDEAALESLIQLQEKLHATMGRKRAKGAIGVHDLTMLKGDSVTDETGKSITYTSADPDEATFVPLDADAEMTPSEVMASHETGQTYGDLVADFDRVPAIYDAIGLFSFPPVINGRRTEVSVDSRDLFIEMTGTDQWTIDHMCNIVCYALAARGGQVEKVDVSYADDAPGEYAGKTLERPDFSVRAKTVTHDRIESILGVSLDSREVVDYAERAGLDATETETDDGTAYEVEIPPYRVDVIHPQDVIDDIGRALGFNSLEPTYPDVSTVGGRHERSRLEDAARNALVGLGFEDLLNFHMINEVENFERMGLSVPRTDEQASGGNREQAADAVGQADPVTIQEPYSEDYTILRTWALPSIMMVLENNTHRSYPQDLAEIGLAAGLDDSENTGVAEHRTVAAALARTDASYEDAKARLQALAEAFDKDLETPPTTHPSFIGGRAAEVVLDGESVGVVGEIHPKVLVEHDLELPVAAFEFRLDALE from the coding sequence ATGCCGGTCGTTGATGTCGACCCCGACGAACTGCGGTATCTGACCGGCCACGACGAGAAAGACGACGACGAACTCAAATCGGACCTGTTCAACCTTGGCCTCGAATTCGAGGGTTGGACCGAGGACGACGAGTTCCAACTGGAGTTCGCGCCCGATAGACTGGACCGCCTCTCCGTCGAGGGGGTCGCACGGTCGCTGCGCTACCACTACGGCGACGACCGTGGGGTCGAGATTCCCAACACGAACAGCGCCGATTGGACCATCGAGGTCGAGGACCAGCCCGATGAACGCCCCTACGTCACCGGCGCCGTCGTCCGCGGCCTGGACATGGACGAGGCCGCGCTGGAATCGCTCATCCAACTGCAGGAGAAGCTCCACGCGACGATGGGGCGCAAGCGGGCGAAAGGCGCGATTGGGGTTCACGACCTCACGATGCTGAAAGGCGATTCGGTCACGGACGAGACGGGCAAGTCCATCACCTACACCAGCGCCGATCCCGACGAGGCGACGTTCGTCCCGCTGGACGCCGATGCAGAGATGACCCCCAGTGAGGTCATGGCTTCTCACGAGACCGGCCAGACATACGGCGACCTCGTGGCCGACTTCGACCGCGTGCCGGCCATCTACGACGCCATCGGGCTGTTCTCGTTCCCGCCGGTCATCAACGGCCGCCGGACCGAGGTCAGCGTCGACTCCCGGGACCTGTTCATCGAGATGACCGGGACCGACCAGTGGACCATCGACCACATGTGCAACATCGTCTGCTACGCCCTCGCCGCCCGCGGCGGGCAGGTCGAGAAGGTCGACGTGTCCTACGCCGACGACGCGCCCGGCGAGTACGCTGGCAAGACCCTGGAGCGTCCGGACTTCTCGGTGCGGGCGAAGACGGTCACGCACGACCGCATCGAGTCCATCCTCGGCGTCTCGCTCGACAGCCGCGAGGTCGTCGACTACGCCGAGCGCGCCGGCCTCGACGCCACCGAGACCGAAACCGACGACGGCACGGCCTACGAGGTAGAGATTCCGCCCTACCGCGTCGACGTCATCCACCCGCAGGACGTCATCGACGACATCGGCCGGGCGCTCGGGTTCAACAGCCTCGAACCGACCTATCCCGACGTGTCGACGGTCGGCGGCCGCCACGAGCGGTCCAGGCTGGAGGACGCCGCCCGCAACGCCCTGGTCGGCCTGGGCTTCGAGGACCTGCTGAACTTCCACATGATAAACGAGGTCGAGAACTTCGAGCGGATGGGGTTGTCGGTCCCACGGACCGACGAACAGGCGAGCGGTGGTAACCGCGAGCAGGCCGCCGACGCCGTCGGCCAGGCTGACCCGGTCACCATCCAGGAGCCCTACAGCGAGGACTACACCATCCTCCGGACGTGGGCGCTCCCCTCTATCATGATGGTGCTCGAAAACAACACCCACCGGAGCTACCCGCAGGACCTCGCTGAGATCGGGCTGGCCGCCGGGCTCGACGACTCGGAGAACACCGGTGTCGCCGAACACCGCACCGTCGCCGCCGCGCTTGCACGTACAGATGCCTCCTACGAGGACGCGAAGGCCCGTCTGCAGGCGCTGGCCGAAGCGTTCGACAAGGACCTCGAAACGCCCCCGACCACGCATCCGTCGTTCATCGGCGGCCGCGCCGCCGAGGTCGTCCTCGACGGGGAGTCGGTCGGCGTCGTCGGTGAGATTCACCCGAAGGTACTCGTCGAACACGACCTGGAACTGCCGGTGGCGGCCTTCGAGTTCCGACTGGACGCGCTCGAATAA
- the pheS gene encoding phenylalanine--tRNA ligase subunit alpha: MKRPQAQVAVLQAADAQDDRRIDDVAAEADLKPEAATRAAFELEADGLVSVAEETLEHYELTEEGETYVRESLPEQDLYEAAIDAGAADGPVQMGQVIGASGLEGGAVDIALSNYARKAYGEIDSGEITANPDAAPGSDPEMLALEAVADGHVEDADADALDQLERRGLIDVREETVRSVQLTDDGVTALMEGVDAAETVDQLTPELLTSGEWEDVAFTEYNVAADAEDVSHGKEHILRQTANRVKDTLVGMGFSEMEGPHADAQFWINDCLFMPQDHPARTHWDQFALEQPEEIGELPADLVERVRSAHKEGVGPDGEGYHSPWTEDIARGMDLRGHTTSLSMRYLSGHQVGELDPPERYFSVEKVYRNDTLDPTHLLEFFQIEGWVMAEDLSVRDLMGTFTEFYEQFGITDLEFKPHYNPYTEPSFELFGTHPETGEVVEVGNSGIFRDEVLTPLGVDCDVMAWGLSLERLLMLMYGFEDIRDVHGTLCDLELLRETEVMR, translated from the coding sequence ATGAAACGACCACAGGCACAGGTGGCCGTCCTGCAGGCCGCCGACGCACAGGATGACAGGCGTATCGATGACGTGGCTGCGGAGGCTGACCTCAAGCCAGAAGCAGCCACCAGAGCGGCGTTCGAACTCGAAGCCGACGGACTGGTGTCCGTCGCCGAGGAGACGCTGGAACATTACGAACTCACCGAGGAGGGCGAGACGTACGTCCGCGAGAGCCTGCCCGAACAGGACCTCTACGAGGCCGCTATCGACGCCGGCGCGGCCGACGGCCCAGTCCAGATGGGGCAGGTCATCGGCGCGTCCGGTCTCGAAGGCGGCGCGGTCGATATCGCACTCTCGAACTACGCCCGCAAGGCCTACGGTGAGATCGACAGCGGCGAGATCACGGCTAATCCTGACGCTGCCCCCGGATCTGACCCCGAGATGCTGGCGCTGGAGGCCGTCGCAGACGGCCACGTCGAAGACGCCGACGCGGACGCACTCGACCAACTCGAACGGCGCGGTCTCATCGATGTGCGCGAGGAGACCGTCCGCTCGGTCCAACTCACCGACGACGGCGTCACCGCGCTGATGGAGGGCGTCGACGCCGCCGAGACGGTCGACCAGCTCACCCCGGAGCTGCTTACCAGCGGCGAGTGGGAGGACGTTGCGTTCACCGAGTACAACGTCGCGGCCGACGCCGAGGACGTGAGCCACGGCAAGGAGCATATTCTCCGCCAGACGGCCAACCGCGTGAAGGACACGCTCGTCGGCATGGGCTTCTCCGAGATGGAAGGCCCCCACGCTGACGCCCAGTTCTGGATCAACGACTGCCTGTTCATGCCACAGGACCACCCGGCCCGGACCCACTGGGACCAGTTCGCGCTGGAACAGCCCGAGGAAATCGGCGAGCTCCCGGCGGACCTCGTCGAACGGGTCCGCTCAGCGCATAAAGAGGGCGTCGGCCCCGACGGCGAGGGGTATCACTCGCCATGGACCGAGGATATCGCCCGCGGGATGGACCTGCGGGGCCATACCACCTCGCTGTCGATGCGCTATCTCTCGGGCCATCAGGTCGGAGAGCTGGACCCGCCCGAACGCTACTTCAGCGTCGAGAAGGTGTACCGCAACGACACGCTCGACCCGACGCACCTGCTTGAGTTCTTCCAGATAGAGGGGTGGGTGATGGCCGAGGACCTCTCCGTGCGGGACCTGATGGGGACGTTCACGGAGTTCTACGAGCAGTTCGGCATCACCGACCTGGAGTTCAAGCCCCACTACAACCCCTACACGGAGCCGAGCTTCGAACTGTTTGGCACCCACCCCGAGACCGGCGAGGTCGTCGAGGTCGGCAACTCCGGTATCTTCCGCGACGAGGTGCTCACGCCGCTGGGCGTCGACTGCGACGTGATGGCGTGGGGCCTCTCGCTCGAACGACTACTCATGCTCATGTACGGCTTCGAGGACATCCGCGACGTGCACGGGACGCTGTGTGACCTTGAACTGCTGCGGGAGACGGAGGTGATGCGCTGA
- a CDS encoding quinone-dependent dihydroorotate dehydrogenase produces MRPYDIAKPLLFSLPAETANRSVHRLLETVNGTRVADAMADRYTVADDRLTVEAFGHTFDNPVGVAAGFDKNATIPGALASLGFGFAEVGGVTAEPQVGNARPRMFRLREDEAIINRMGLNNDGAIVIGERLKNVNAPFPVGVNIAKTEHVGTNAAPDDYRTTYEHVAEGGDFFVVNVSCPNSEGFEELQNRDAMEAILGELQDAGAAPLLVKLSPDLPEPAVEDALDLVAELGLDGVVATNTTTERPASLRSPNAVETGGLSGKPIENTATEMVRFVAERVDVPVVGVGGVSTAEGAYRKIRAGASLVQLYTGLVYRGPSIAREINSGLLDLLAEDGFDSVEDAVGADL; encoded by the coding sequence ATGAGACCCTACGATATCGCGAAACCACTCTTGTTTTCGCTGCCAGCAGAAACCGCCAATCGGAGCGTCCACCGACTGTTAGAGACAGTCAACGGAACCCGGGTCGCCGACGCAATGGCAGACCGCTACACCGTCGCTGACGACCGACTCACAGTGGAGGCGTTCGGCCACACGTTCGACAACCCCGTCGGCGTCGCCGCCGGCTTCGACAAGAATGCCACCATCCCCGGAGCGTTGGCCTCACTCGGTTTCGGCTTCGCCGAAGTCGGCGGCGTCACGGCCGAGCCACAGGTCGGGAACGCCCGCCCGCGGATGTTCCGGCTCAGAGAGGACGAGGCGATCATCAACCGGATGGGGCTAAACAACGACGGGGCCATCGTCATCGGCGAGCGGTTGAAGAACGTCAACGCTCCGTTCCCAGTCGGCGTCAACATCGCCAAGACGGAACACGTCGGGACGAACGCGGCCCCCGACGACTACCGGACCACGTACGAACACGTCGCCGAGGGCGGGGACTTCTTCGTCGTCAACGTCTCCTGTCCCAACTCGGAGGGGTTCGAAGAGCTCCAGAACCGCGACGCGATGGAGGCCATCCTCGGCGAGCTACAAGACGCGGGCGCGGCCCCCCTGCTCGTGAAGCTCTCGCCGGACCTCCCTGAACCGGCAGTAGAGGACGCACTGGACTTGGTGGCTGAACTCGGCCTCGATGGCGTCGTCGCGACGAATACGACGACGGAACGGCCAGCTAGCCTGCGGTCGCCAAACGCGGTCGAGACGGGCGGCCTCTCCGGGAAGCCAATCGAGAACACGGCCACGGAGATGGTCCGCTTCGTCGCCGAGCGCGTCGACGTGCCCGTCGTCGGCGTCGGCGGCGTCTCGACGGCGGAGGGTGCGTACCGGAAGATCCGCGCCGGGGCCTCGCTCGTCCAGCTGTACACCGGTCTGGTCTACCGCGGTCCGTCTATCGCCCGGGAAATTAATTCGGGACTGCTTGATTTGCTCGCCGAAGACGGCTTCGACTCGGTCGAGGACGCCGTCGGTGCGGACCTGTAG